One Chryseobacterium wanjuense genomic region harbors:
- a CDS encoding RNA polymerase sigma factor: protein MFSFRKTYDNFFKEVFERYSQMIFSYILEKVGDRVDALDIAQEVFVHLWKYRKSIKQDGKDRGLIIKACRQEIYKFYKSGYQQMRTQTISLENTESTLIDCSVEELEYKIEKEERLEQLYAALELIPARRKEIFLKNKLEGKTRKEIAVEMKMSGSAIGNQIDKAMQFLIGKLRR from the coding sequence ATGTTCAGCTTTAGAAAAACATATGATAACTTCTTTAAGGAAGTATTTGAGCGCTACAGTCAGATGATATTCTCTTATATACTTGAAAAAGTGGGAGACCGAGTTGATGCGCTTGATATTGCCCAGGAAGTTTTTGTACACCTGTGGAAATACAGAAAGAGCATTAAGCAGGATGGAAAAGATCGGGGATTGATTATTAAGGCATGCCGGCAGGAAATTTATAAGTTTTATAAAAGCGGATATCAGCAAATGCGTACGCAGACCATTTCACTGGAGAATACAGAGTCTACTCTGATCGATTGTTCCGTGGAAGAATTGGAATATAAAATAGAGAAAGAAGAGAGGCTGGAACAATTGTATGCCGCATTAGAACTCATCCCTGCCAGACGGAAAGAAATTTTTTTGAAGAATAAGCTGGAAGGAAAAACGAGAAAGGAAATTGCAGTGGAGATGAAAATGTCCGGTTCAGCTATCGGAAATCAGATCGATAAAGCGATGCAATTTCTTATTGGTAAATTAAGACGATAG
- a CDS encoding penicillin-binding protein — protein MTRANLHIILSNGKSIICVAENSSAPEQGYIVEQVILPLLSMEDSEKELELLAEHCTMDERRANATYRYTIDLTTKEVRLFEENFNYRKEAFHKGKEITHRYNDYLEALDR, from the coding sequence ATGACACGCGCAAACCTTCATATTATATTAAGTAACGGAAAATCCATTATCTGTGTCGCTGAAAATAGTAGCGCACCCGAACAAGGATACATCGTGGAACAGGTAATACTACCTCTTCTTTCAATGGAAGACAGTGAGAAAGAACTGGAATTGCTTGCAGAACACTGTACAATGGATGAAAGACGCGCCAATGCCACCTACCGCTACACCATAGACCTTACCACTAAGGAAGTGAGGTTATTTGAAGAAAACTTCAATTACCGAAAGGAAGCTTTCCATAAAGGCAAAGAGATTACCCATCGATATAACGATTATCTCGAAGCGCTTGACAGGTAG
- a CDS encoding 3-isopropylmalate dehydratase gives MKITDLNGYQIEIPDLNRAIQMAEFFKDAGHSPPHPTDKERQEYWRDFHEKLLKLKVKKVNQNEQPRQ, from the coding sequence ATGAAAATAACAGATTTAAACGGGTATCAAATTGAAATACCCGATCTCAATAGAGCCATACAAATGGCAGAGTTTTTCAAGGATGCAGGGCATTCACCCCCGCATCCTACGGACAAAGAGAGACAGGAATATTGGCGCGATTTCCATGAGAAATTATTGAAGTTAAAAGTAAAAAAGGTAAATCAAAATGAGCAACCTCGCCAATAA
- a CDS encoding XRE family transcriptional regulator has product MSIFSDNIRFLRTQKNLSQQEIADDLSMSRVRYSKYEDGRSEAPYEILIRISKYVNISIDLLLTVDIRKYSLENILKLPDNRIVLPVIVDPEGNNFIEIIPHKASMGYLTGYSDPGYIESLQRISLPFLSNGKYRAFPADGDSMPPFMDGSYIIGKYVEKLQDLKPGKAYIFVTRNEGITYKTLMSGNKKSITVCADNSFYDPYEILLSDILEVWLYVWGLLPEDYRKYNSTDSMSVQDMFLELRKDIKKLNEKL; this is encoded by the coding sequence ATGTCTATTTTTTCAGATAATATCAGGTTTTTAAGAACTCAGAAAAACTTATCCCAACAGGAAATTGCGGATGATCTTTCGATGAGCAGGGTTCGTTATTCTAAATATGAAGACGGACGTTCTGAAGCGCCTTATGAGATTTTGATTAGAATTTCAAAATATGTCAATATAAGTATTGACCTGCTTCTCACCGTTGACATTCGAAAATACTCTTTAGAAAATATATTAAAACTTCCCGATAACAGAATTGTCCTGCCTGTGATTGTCGATCCTGAAGGAAACAATTTTATCGAGATAATTCCGCATAAAGCTTCAATGGGATACCTAACAGGCTATAGTGATCCCGGATATATAGAAAGCCTACAGAGAATTTCTTTACCTTTTTTATCCAACGGAAAATACCGCGCATTTCCTGCTGACGGTGATTCCATGCCCCCGTTTATGGACGGTTCTTATATCATTGGAAAATATGTTGAAAAGCTGCAGGATCTGAAACCGGGCAAAGCATACATTTTTGTGACCCGAAATGAGGGCATTACCTACAAAACATTGATGTCGGGAAATAAGAAATCAATAACCGTATGTGCCGACAATTCATTTTACGATCCGTATGAGATTCTATTATCTGATATTCTGGAAGTATGGCTGTATGTTTGGGGGCTTCTGCCTGAGGATTACAGAAAATACAATTCCACAGATAGCATGAGTGTCCAGGATATGTTCCTGGAACTTAGAAAGGATATTAAAAAACTGAATGAGAAATTATGA
- a CDS encoding single-stranded DNA-binding protein, giving the protein MNIIGRLTKDAKVYTTSKDKQVVNFSLAVNDSYRNKQGERIEQTAFFDCAYWLSTGVAQHLTKGTLVELSGRVSARAWTNANGEIRAGLNFHTSEIKFYTGSKKSQTSQDTAGSENSNVVAYGITDDLPF; this is encoded by the coding sequence ATGAACATCATCGGAAGACTAACAAAAGATGCGAAGGTGTATACCACCTCAAAGGACAAACAGGTCGTGAACTTCTCCCTAGCTGTGAACGACAGTTATCGAAACAAACAAGGCGAACGCATAGAACAAACCGCCTTTTTTGACTGCGCGTACTGGCTCAGTACTGGCGTTGCCCAACACCTTACTAAAGGAACACTGGTTGAACTTTCAGGAAGAGTAAGCGCGAGAGCGTGGACAAACGCTAACGGTGAAATCCGTGCAGGACTCAACTTCCACACTTCGGAAATAAAATTCTATACAGGCTCTAAGAAATCACAAACCTCGCAGGATACTGCAGGAAGTGAAAACAGCAACGTGGTAGCCTATGGAATCACGGACGATCTCCCTTTTTAA
- a CDS encoding DUF932 domain-containing protein, translated as MAHNLNFNERTGRYSFFSVKEKAWHNLGQVVDQYPTSEEAIRHAGLDYEVLKTPLYTKGSGIIETAGGIEIVSNELHVPDYFANIRTDNNTVLGVVGKDYQIVQNREAFSFFDAIVGSGEGILYETAGALGQGERIFITAKLPDYIRVGNGDDVTEKYIFLTTSHDGSGSITAAFTPIRIVCQNTLNASLRNMTNVVRIKHTAGAKQRLEDAHKVMGLANTMSNQLEGIFNNWAKVKINDSEVRKLIQLALCPNKETFDLLAKGAEDEISTLFKNTVEDAFAYAMTSDTQQMETTKGTLFGAYNAVTGYYQNVRNYKNDEAKLQSIVLGGTAQAKTQKAFELCTAFALEGTDTLNFN; from the coding sequence ATGGCACATAATTTAAATTTCAACGAAAGAACAGGACGCTATTCATTTTTCAGCGTGAAAGAAAAAGCATGGCACAACTTAGGACAGGTTGTAGACCAATACCCCACAAGCGAGGAAGCGATCAGACACGCAGGACTTGATTATGAAGTTTTAAAAACCCCACTCTATACCAAAGGTTCAGGAATTATCGAAACCGCTGGCGGTATCGAAATAGTATCGAATGAACTTCACGTACCCGACTACTTTGCCAATATCCGTACCGACAACAATACCGTACTGGGCGTGGTGGGTAAAGATTACCAGATCGTACAAAACCGCGAAGCCTTTTCCTTTTTCGATGCGATTGTAGGCAGTGGCGAGGGGATTCTCTACGAAACCGCAGGAGCATTGGGACAAGGGGAACGTATATTCATTACTGCAAAACTGCCCGATTATATCCGTGTCGGAAATGGCGATGATGTGACAGAAAAGTATATCTTCCTCACTACTTCTCACGATGGCAGTGGCAGTATCACCGCCGCATTCACTCCCATCAGGATTGTTTGTCAGAACACCCTTAACGCTTCGCTTAGAAACATGACCAATGTGGTACGTATCAAGCATACCGCAGGAGCTAAGCAACGTCTGGAAGATGCCCACAAGGTCATGGGACTCGCCAACACAATGAGTAATCAGTTAGAAGGCATTTTCAACAACTGGGCAAAAGTAAAGATCAATGACAGCGAAGTCAGAAAACTTATTCAACTAGCTCTCTGTCCTAATAAAGAAACATTTGACTTACTGGCGAAAGGGGCTGAAGATGAAATTTCTACCTTATTTAAAAATACCGTAGAAGATGCCTTCGCCTATGCCATGACAAGTGATACGCAACAGATGGAAACCACTAAAGGAACGTTATTCGGAGCGTACAATGCGGTAACAGGCTACTATCAGAATGTACGCAACTACAAGAATGATGAAGCTAAACTTCAATCCATCGTACTGGGAGGAACAGCTCAGGCAAAGACCCAAAAGGCTTTTGAACTCTGCACCGCTTTTGCCCTTGAAGGTACTGACACCCTGAATTTTAATTAA
- the dinB gene encoding DNA polymerase IV: MNRAIVHMDMDTFFVSCERLLNSKLNGIPLIIGGGDRGVVASCSYEARKFGVRSAMPIRMAQRLCPDVKIIKGDHEMYSKLSHTVTEIIQEKVPVMEKASIDEFYLDLSGMDKFYGCYQWTQEIASTVTRETGLPISFALSTNKTVSKIGTSEAKPVGRLEIKEHEVKPFLNPLSIRKIPMVGDATFRLLSRIGIRTIQTLSEMPAEVLEQMIGKNGTELWKKANGIDENPVVPYSERKSISTERTFSTDTMDVTALRVLISGMAEQLAYQLRKEKWLTSTVVIKIRYANFDTETKQCRVSYTSADHTLSRVALDLFNKAYTRRMRLRLVGLRFTGLVHGLHQMNLFEDTAEMISLYQSMDHIKNRFGSQAVGRASGFDFDNKH, from the coding sequence GTGAACCGAGCGATTGTACATATGGATATGGACACATTTTTTGTGTCCTGTGAGCGTCTTTTAAACTCAAAACTCAACGGAATCCCCTTAATCATCGGAGGTGGCGACCGTGGAGTAGTGGCGTCGTGTTCTTATGAGGCCAGGAAATTCGGGGTTCGTTCCGCGATGCCTATAAGAATGGCACAGCGACTTTGTCCTGATGTCAAAATAATCAAAGGGGATCATGAAATGTATTCGAAATTATCGCATACTGTCACGGAAATTATCCAGGAAAAAGTTCCGGTAATGGAAAAGGCGAGTATTGATGAATTTTATCTTGATTTATCCGGTATGGATAAATTCTATGGCTGTTATCAATGGACTCAGGAGATAGCTTCAACAGTGACCAGGGAAACGGGACTTCCGATAAGCTTTGCCCTATCCACCAATAAAACCGTTTCAAAAATAGGAACCAGTGAAGCAAAACCTGTGGGAAGGCTTGAAATAAAAGAACATGAGGTAAAGCCTTTTCTAAATCCATTATCGATCCGGAAAATTCCTATGGTTGGAGATGCAACGTTTCGGCTTCTTTCAAGAATCGGAATACGGACCATACAGACCTTATCCGAAATGCCTGCAGAGGTATTGGAACAGATGATCGGTAAAAACGGGACGGAATTATGGAAGAAGGCTAACGGTATCGATGAAAATCCGGTTGTTCCCTATTCCGAGCGTAAATCCATTTCAACGGAAAGAACTTTTAGTACTGATACGATGGATGTTACAGCATTGCGAGTGCTGATATCGGGAATGGCAGAACAACTGGCCTATCAGCTACGAAAAGAAAAATGGCTGACTTCTACGGTGGTGATCAAGATCCGTTATGCCAATTTTGATACGGAAACTAAACAGTGCAGGGTCAGTTATACATCTGCAGACCACACCTTATCGCGGGTAGCGCTGGATTTATTTAATAAAGCCTATACACGGAGGATGCGGCTTCGCTTGGTCGGGTTACGCTTTACGGGTCTTGTTCATGGCTTGCATCAGATGAATTTATTTGAGGATACTGCTGAGATGATCAGTCTTTATCAGAGTATGGATCATATTAAAAACCGCTTCGGAAGCCAGGCGGTAGGCAGGGCTTCAGGATTTGATTTCGACAATAAGCATTAA